The sequence below is a genomic window from Flavobacterium keumense.
CTTCTCCGTATTTTACATATACAGGCCTTCTATCCGTGGAGGTTTTCATTTCAAAAGGCTGCTCATTTTCTGTGCGAATGAATTTTGCCACCACAAAAAACTTTTCATTGGCAGGATAATACTCTAAAGTATGAAATTTTTTAAAATCTTCTGGCAATAACGGACTTGTCTTGGCATCGGCATATTCGGCATTCAATTCAGTTTGAAATTTCTCTACTGCAGCCAGGCTGAATTGTTCTTGGGCATAGCCAAAACCAAACTGTACCAACAGTACCAATACAAGTAACTTTTTCATTTGAATTTCTTTTCAGCAAAAATACTACAATCCAAAAGAAAACAAAGCGATTTCAAAGCAAATGAAATTAATTTCAAAAAATAAATACTTGACTAAAAGTTGGTACCTTTGCCCTACAAACTACACTATGATTCAATCAGGACTGCAACGCTACATCAATAATTTCAGAGGCTTTCGAAGAGAAGTTTGGATTTTGGCATTGATAACCTTTATCAATCGTGCAGGAACCATGGTATTACCCTTTTTATCCAAATACCTTAAAGAAGACTTGCATCTTTCCTATTCACAAGTAGGTTGGATAATGGTGTGTTTTGGTTTTGGATCGATGCTAGGCTCTTGGTTGGGCGGTAAATTATCCGACAAAATTGGGTTTTATAAAATCATGATTTTCAGTTTGTTTACTAGTGGTGTGTTGTTCTTTTTCTTGCAATATGTCACTTCGTTTTGGGCTTTGTGTGTCAGTATGTTTACCATTATGGTCATTGCCGATATGTTTCGTCCTGCCATGTTCGTTTCGTTAAGTACCTATGCTAAACCCGAAAACCGTACCCGTGCCTTAACTTTAGTGCGTTTAGCCGTTAACCTTGGTTTTGCTGCAGGTCCCGCTTTAGGAGGTTTGATTATTTTGAATCAAGGTTATCAAGCCTTATTTTGGGTCGATGGAAGTACCTGTATCATTGCGATTGTTCTCTTTGCAGTATTGGTTAAAGAAAAGAAAGTCCCTGAAGATTTGATTGCTAAAAAACAAGCTGAATCTGAGCGTGAATCAGTGTTTAAAGACAAAATATTTTGGATTTTCTTATTCGTTTGTTTCATTACTGCGGTCTTGTTCTTTCAGTTATTCACCACGCTCCCGCTCTACCATAGTGAACATTTTGGTTTAACCGAATTTCAAAGCGGATTGATTCTTTCCTTTAACGGAATTCTCATTTTCTTTTTAGAAATGCCCATTGTGAGCTATTGCCAGCGCAAAAATATTAGCAAACTAAGCATCATTCTTTGGGGATGTGTTTTAATGTCGATTAGTTTTTACATTTTGTTATTCAACGCTTGGGCGGGCATCTTAATTGTGAGTTTGCTCTTTATTACTTTTGGCGAAATGTTCATTTTCCCCTTCTCCAATTCTTTTGCTATGAGTCGCGCTCCCAAAGGCCACGAAGGTCGCTATATGGCCTTATTTACCATGAGTTTTAGTTTGGCACACATTAGCAGTTCTAAAATGGGATTGGAAATCATTAGCCAATGGAATTACCAAGCCAATTGGTTTGTCATGGGTAGTCTAGGCATAATTGCTGTGTTGTGTTGTATTTGGCTGCAACGTTTATTGGCTTTGGAAGAGTAATCCATTTTTAGAAAAAAAATGTTGGTGTTTTCTTATCAAAAAGTTAATTACGTTAAATTTTTGTAAAGGTGTTTTTGGGTACAAAAATCAATTAATAGGTTTGCTTCGTTAAAAACAAAAATCAGTCGTATTAATTAAATTGTTTACTATGAATATCAAAAAACAGTATTTTACATTAGCACTTGCTTTTACTTTAATTATTGGTGGTTCTATTGCTGTATTGGCACAAAACAAGAAAAACCAAGACCGCTTAGAAATCAACAACACTTTGGATGATGTGGTGATGACTTGGAATAAAACCACACCCGAATCAGAAATGAATGACGATGTAAAAGCACTAAAAAAATACGGTGTAACCATCAATTATTCGGATGTAAAACGCAATGCCAAAAACGAAATCACCGGCTTAAAAGTGAGTTACGAAGACGAAAAAGGCAACAAAGGCGAATTGAAACTCAACCAACATTCGCCTATTTCGACTATTACTTTTTACAAATCGGGTAATGAAATTGGTTTTGGATCGCCTGCTAGTGCCAATGGAATGGGTAACTTTTTCTTTAATGGCGTACCCAATGGAGACGCATTAAAACAATTTGGTTTCCATGATGAAGACGGCAATCCATCAACTGAAAACTTCCGATTTAATTTCTCTGACAAAAACGATGCTCCAAAATCGACCAAAAAGTCTAAAATCATCATCAAAAAACCGAATAAAAAAGACTTAATTATTGAAGATGGCGAAGTCATTTCAGGAAAAGACGATTACACTGCTGAAGAAATTGAAAAAATCAAAAAAGATGCTGAAATAAATTCCGATAGTTTTGGAACTACAGAAGCGAACCCATTAGGCGAATTTGATTTACGAAATGAAAAAGGCATTCAAGATTTCAAGAAAAAAATCAAAAAAATGATGCGTTCTGAAGATACAGATGCCGACGAAAAATCAGAATTGGCTAAAGCCAAAGAGGAAATGATCAAAGCAAAAGAAGAATTAGAAAAAGCCCGAATCGCCTTAGAGAAAGCCAACCAGTCGAAATCTAAAAAGAAATAAACAACAAAAAGACCATTATATAGATGGTCTTTTTTATTTTTACCAAAAAAAAGCAATGTTCAAAGTGTTAGCCAAAATCAACAAAATACTATTGCCAAGTTTAACCAAACAAGGTTTGGACGTGACCAAAGCGAAGAAATGGCAGATGGCATTGATAGCCTACCGCTATTATGTAACTTCTAGAGCCCTAGACAAATAAATACCGAAAGGCAGTAGTTGTCCCAAAAAAGCAGTTATTTTTTAATTTTCGATTTGGATATCTACTAATTTTACCTATATTTGCACCCGAATTAAGGC
It includes:
- a CDS encoding MDR family MFS transporter, translating into MIQSGLQRYINNFRGFRREVWILALITFINRAGTMVLPFLSKYLKEDLHLSYSQVGWIMVCFGFGSMLGSWLGGKLSDKIGFYKIMIFSLFTSGVLFFFLQYVTSFWALCVSMFTIMVIADMFRPAMFVSLSTYAKPENRTRALTLVRLAVNLGFAAGPALGGLIILNQGYQALFWVDGSTCIIAIVLFAVLVKEKKVPEDLIAKKQAESERESVFKDKIFWIFLFVCFITAVLFFQLFTTLPLYHSEHFGLTEFQSGLILSFNGILIFFLEMPIVSYCQRKNISKLSIILWGCVLMSISFYILLFNAWAGILIVSLLFITFGEMFIFPFSNSFAMSRAPKGHEGRYMALFTMSFSLAHISSSKMGLEIISQWNYQANWFVMGSLGIIAVLCCIWLQRLLALEE
- a CDS encoding SsrA-binding protein — its product is MFKVLAKINKILLPSLTKQGLDVTKAKKWQMALIAYRYYVTSRALDK